Proteins from a genomic interval of Cyclopterus lumpus isolate fCycLum1 chromosome 18, fCycLum1.pri, whole genome shotgun sequence:
- the zgc:77880 gene encoding zf-DHHC domain-containing protein: protein MAFVRCRRDPCGVICLILTYFSVFYADYVVIQYVLLPAFSDSVWCTLHGSVFNLILLLLLACHAKAVFSDPGMVPLPETAMDFSDLRSQSSRMNERGCEGWSVCNRCETYRPPRAHHCRVCQRCIRRMDHHCPWINNCVGELNQKYFIQFLFYSGVASLYSMVLVVSAWVWRIRNEREGDAEKEAEETPSKHLIVAHYIILLVESVLFGVFVMVIFYDQLVSIITDETPIEQMKNRLMMKDRGSSSSSSSPSSQPPHPPTHTRKPKLALLREVFGRGSVLCWLLPLHSSPPSVGGITYSALPDYDV from the exons ATGGCGTTCGTGCGCTGTAGGCGAGACCCCTGCGGCGTTATCTGTCTGATTTTAACCTATTTCAGCGTGTTTTACGCGGACTACGTGGTCATACAGTATGTCCTCCTCCCCGCCTTCTCGGACAG CGTGTGGTGCACTCTGCACGGATCTGTGTTCAACCtgattctgctgctgctgctggcctgcCACGCCAAAGCCGTCTTCTCAGACcccg GCATGGTGCCTCTTCCTGAGACAGCCATGGACTTCTCAGATCTTCGCTCCCAGTCGAGTCGGATGAACGAGCGG GGCTGTGAAGGCTGGTCGGTGTGCAACCGCTGTGAAACGTACCGACCTCCCCGAGCGCATCACTGCCGCGTCTGTCAGAGATGTATACGCCGCATGGACCACCACTGTCCCTG GATCAATAACTGTGTCGGAGAGCTCAACCAGAAATATTTCATCCAGTTTCTCTTCTACAGCG GCGTGGCCAGCCTGTACTCCATGGTGTTGGTGGTGTCGGCCTGGGTGTGGCGCATCAGGAACGAGAGAGAAGGCGACGCAGAGAAAGAAGCGGAGGAGACGCCCAGCAAGCACCTGAtagt CGCCCACTACATCATCCTCCTGGTGGAGTCGGTGTTGTTTGGCGTGTTCGTCATGGTCATCTTCTACGATCag TTGGTCTCCATCATCACAGACGAGACTCCCATCGAGCAGATGAAGAACAGACTGATGATGAAGGACAGaggctcttcctcttcctcatcctccccctcctctcagccgcctcacccccccacacacacccgcaAGCCGAAGCTCGCTCTGCTGCGGGAGGTCTTCGGAAGAG GTTCGGTCCTTTGCTGGCTTCTTCCCCTCCACTCCAGCCCTCCGTCGGTTGGGGGCATCACCTACTCCGCCCTGCCCGACTACGACGTCtga